One window from the genome of Cryptomeria japonica chromosome 6, Sugi_1.0, whole genome shotgun sequence encodes:
- the LOC131856008 gene encoding iridoid oxidase-like yields the protein MGKRKKKSRANLPPGPPGWPIVGNLLQLGKKPNESLWALSQQYGPLMTLSLGMKTAVVVSSSEMAKEVLKIHDQNFAGRIMIEAAKVFSHHESSIAFAQYGDYWRKFRRIATTELFTPTRLQALQHLRRDQVSETIRMVFEKKGTSMNIAELVYYEGLNLMSNAIFSKNLFDPKNLESAELRNTFSEMVNLTGKPNLADFYPFLKLVDPQGVCRRLTVHHKRLHEYLDVFIQDRLEARRQGVGLPKEKDFLDILLDLTAHDFTLVNIRALLLELLSAGSDTTTTTIEWVMVELIANPYVMKKAQKELEEVIGLNRKVEESDIDRLPYLHAIVKEVFRLHPALPLALPHRADNSCEVAGYMIPKHAMVIVNLWAIGRDPKIWKEPLKFMPERFFNGENSKVKYKGQNFELIPFGAGRRICLGLPLAHQMVHFTIASLIHSFNWMLPIGMNYNKIDMSETFGIVLKKSKELHAIPTPRLPNHLY from the exons AtggggaaaagaaagaagaagagcagAGCAAATCTTCCTCCTGGACCTCCTGGCTGGCCCATCGTGGGAAACCTTCTCCAGCTGGGGAAAAAACCCAATGAATCTCTGTGGGCTCTTTCTCAGCAATACGGTCCTCTCATGACTCTCTCTCTCGGCATGAAAACTGCTGTGGTGGTTTCATCCTCTGAAATGGCAAAAGAGGTCCTCAAAATCCACGACCAGAATTTTGCAGGACGGATTATGATAGAAGCAGCAAAGGTGTTTTCTCACCATGAATCTTCAATTGCTTTTGCTCAGTATGGAGATTACTGGCGGAAGTTCAGACGCATTGCCACCACAGAGCTTTTCACTCCCACCAGACTCCAAGCGCTGCAACATCTCAGAAGAGATCAAGTCTCCGAGACGATTCGAATGGTCTTTGAGAAGAAGGGGACGAGTATGAATATTGCAGAGCTGGTGTACTACGAGGGTCTCAATCTCATGAGCAACGCCATTTTCAGTAAGAACTTGTTCGATCCCAAAAATCTAGAGTCTGCAGAATTGAGAAACACTTTTAGTGAAATGGTGAACTTGACCGGAAAACCCAACTTGGCCGACTTTTATCCGTTTCTGAAGTTGGTGGACCCTCAGGGAGTGTGCCGTCGTCTGACAGTCCATCATAAGCGACTACATGAGTACTTAGATGTATTCATACAAGATCGGTTGGAGGCGAGGAGGCAAGGGGTCGGTCTACCCAAGGAAAAGGACTTTCTCGACATTCTGCTCGATCTGACTGCCCATGATTTCACTCTGGTGAATATCAGGGCTTTACTCTTG GAACTCTTGTCTGCTGGTAGTGATACTACTACTACAACAATTGAATGGGTTATGGTGGAACTAATTGCCAATCCTTACGTAATGAAAAAAGCGCAAAAGGAATTAGAAGAGGTAATTGGTCTCAATCGAAAAGTGGAAGAATCTGACATAGATCGTCTACCTTATCTCCATGCTATAGTGAAAGAAGTGTTTCGACTACACCCAGCACTTCCTTTGGCATTGCCCCATAGAGCAGACAACTCATGTGAGGTGGCAGGGTATATGATACCTAAGCATGCCATGGTGATTGTGAATCTGTGGGCAATTGGAAGAGATCCTAAAATTTGGAAAGAACCTTTAAAATTTATGCCAGAGAGGTTTTTTAATGGTGAGAATAGTAAGGTAAAGTATAAGGGACAAAATTTTGAGCTGATACCATTTGGAGCTGGAAGAAGAATATGCTTAGGACTTCCTTTGGCTCATCAAATGGTTCATTTTACTATTGCTTCCTTAATCCATTCCTTCAATTGGATGCTTCCAATAGGGATGAATTATAATAAGATAGACATGAGTGAGACATTTGGAATAGTATTAAAGAAGTCTAAAGAATTGCATGCAATCCCCACACCAAGATTACCAAATCATCTATACTAA
- the LOC131037713 gene encoding uncharacterized protein LOC131037713 encodes MPLDRLGITVAFPCVLCNKNLESSSHLFLHCDFAYDCWNWLLSKLGLSDVIGKDLASHFHSHPLMFSSSFCACLWVISQSIIIWNIWLEQNKMIFKKVTSLVSEVLHKIEASISEVALSYIYKNLGSQSSFLHWDSRITRVWGALSTLPSHGSISKSYNSLAKRALTKWKPSPWGHFKLNFDGASQGNPGKAGVGMAIFDHNAHLILAKCHDLGYITNNFAEFQALSLGLDMTISLKIKNTVIEGDSMVIIQSVMKKKSNCWKLQYLLDQIL; translated from the coding sequence ATGCCGTTGGATAGATTAGGCATTACTGTGGCTTTTCCTTGTGTTCTTTGTAATAAGAACCTGGAGTCCTCCTCACATCTGTTTCTCCattgtgattttgcttatgatTGTTGGAATTGGCTGCTTAGTAAATTGGGCTTATCTGATGTTATAGGCAAGGACCTTGCCTCTCATTTTCATTCCCACCCTCTcatgttttcttcttctttttgtgcaTGTCTTTGGGTTATCTCTCAATCTATTatcatttggaatatttggctGGAACAGAATAAAATGATTTTTAAGAAGGTTACTTCCTTAGTATCAGAGGTTTTGCATAAAATAGAAGCCTCGATTTCGGAGGTTGCTTTGTCTTATATCTATAAGAACTTGGGAAGTCAATCTTCTTTCTTGCATTGGGATAGTAGGATTACCAGGGTTTGGGGAGCCCTCTCGACTTTACCTTCTCATGGCTCAATCTCCAAGAGTTATAATTCTCTTGCGAAGCGGGCATTGACCAAATGGAAACCTTCGCCTTGGGGTcactttaaacttaattttgatggtgcctcccaGGGAAACCCTGGGAAGGCAGGGGTGGGGATGGCTATCTTTGATCATAATGCGCATCTCATTCTTGCTAAATGCCATGATCTTGGTTATATCACTAACAATTTTgctgagtttcaagctttgtctttAGGGTTGGATATGACAATTTCTCTAAAGATCAAGAACACagtaattgaaggtgattcaatggtTATTATTCAgagtgttatgaagaagaaatctaattgttggAAGTTGCAGTATTTGCTGGATCAAATTTTATAG